A region of Maridesulfovibrio sp. DNA encodes the following proteins:
- a CDS encoding DUF4198 domain-containing protein, with amino-acid sequence MKFNKATTLVLSCLLAVLFCSTAFAHEFILKPVQLTTEKNHVVPFSVVSAHVFMISEEMEPLNEVDAKLILAGKSTPLKLAENEMLMTLDGQIKPEAEGTAIIAGHRKGIIWTNTTKGWKQQSKKGLKGVISSGKYEKFCKTLVTVGKADGSYNKVVGHKLEIVPMSDPTQAKVGDEIEFQTLLNGKPVSLESMTATYDGFSLTPNSYAYFTEPYGNGLAKVKISAPGTWMVRVQYKNAQPTADYDSHVMRAVLVFEVK; translated from the coding sequence ATGAAATTCAATAAAGCAACTACGCTCGTATTGTCCTGCCTGCTTGCTGTTCTGTTCTGCTCGACTGCATTTGCCCATGAGTTCATCCTTAAGCCTGTACAGTTGACCACAGAAAAAAATCATGTCGTACCGTTCAGTGTCGTATCCGCGCACGTTTTCATGATCAGTGAAGAAATGGAACCCCTCAACGAGGTTGACGCTAAACTCATTCTGGCCGGGAAATCTACTCCTCTTAAACTTGCGGAAAATGAAATGCTTATGACCCTTGATGGACAGATCAAGCCTGAAGCAGAAGGTACCGCAATCATTGCAGGACACCGTAAAGGAATAATTTGGACCAATACCACCAAGGGCTGGAAACAACAGTCTAAGAAAGGTCTGAAAGGTGTCATCAGCAGCGGGAAATATGAAAAATTCTGTAAAACCCTGGTCACAGTAGGCAAAGCTGACGGCAGCTACAATAAAGTAGTTGGCCACAAGCTTGAAATCGTACCTATGAGCGATCCTACTCAGGCTAAAGTTGGTGATGAAATTGAATTCCAGACCCTGCTCAATGGCAAACCTGTATCCCTCGAAAGCATGACTGCAACCTATGACGGATTCAGCTTGACCCCTAACAGCTACGCATACTTTACCGAGCCTTATGGAAACGGACTCGCAAAAGTGAAAATCAGCGCTCCCGGAACCTGGATGGTCCGTGTTCAGTACAAGAATGCCCAGCCGACTGCTGACTATGACAGCCACGTCATGCGCGCAGTACTGGTTTTTGAAGTGAAATAA